Within bacterium, the genomic segment GATCCATTAAAAAATCAAAGGCCAGATCCGGATCATCGCGTAAAAAACGCAGCACCTCCATGATGCGCGACCGGTCCGCCACCAGCGTCCATGTGCCGGACGGCTCCGGCGGTTGCCAGGTGCTGCCGGGGAATTGGTTCTCTATTTTTTTTTGCAGTTCGGCGTTTTCCATGCTCTATTGATAATCCTTCGATCGCTCTGATTCGATTTTTTTCTGCAGCTTTATCACCGCGTCGATGACGGTTTCCGGTCTGGGTGGACAGCCCGGCACGTACACGTCCACGGGGATAAAACGGTCGATGCCCTGGACGGTCGAATAAGTGTCGAACACGCCGCCGGTGGAAGCGCAAGCGCCCATGGAGATAACCCATTTGGGCTCCGCCATCTGTCGATAAATCTTTTGCAGCACCGGCATCATTTTGATGCTGACGCGGCCGGACACGATCATCATATCCGATTGTCGAGGGGAAAAGCGCATGGCCTCTGCGCCGAAACGGCCCATATCGAATTTCG encodes:
- the nuoB gene encoding NADH-quinone oxidoreductase subunit NuoB, which produces KFDMGRFGAEAMRFSPRQSDMMIVSGRVSIKMMPVLQKIYRQMAEPKWVISMGACASTGGVFDTYSTVQGIDRFIPVDVYVPGCPPRPETVIDAVIKLQKKIESERSKDYQ